The genomic region TGTATTGACATGACAAGCTATTGGCTATAGGGCAAATAGCACATGAGCAATGTAATGTGAATGACCAAAGAAGACACAGGAATGTCAACATCAACTTTACTTAGTGTCTGGATGTGTGTATTGTGGAAgtataaacacaacacatggtCCCTCTTGTCTCAACagacatttttgtttgtgtctttgtttggttatttttttctcacGCGAAATACTCaccactgagtggagtggaggctGCCGTTGGGTGGCTCCAGTCGCTCCAGATGCCAGCCTTCCTGGAGCCCAGGATGCCCACAGGGTTGCAGCGCACCTGGACAAAGTACACAGTGCCCGGCCTCAAGCCTGCCAGCCTGCAGGAGGTCTGATTCCCCACGTCATCCACCACCTGTTGGAAGGGAACGAGAGGGagaacacataaacatgcagacagagagagagagagagagagagtgtatgagagagggagagcaggccACATCAAAATCAAACGAATGCCTTTCATGTTGTGGCACCCACAGAACACTTGGAGCCACtcgagacaaagagagggaatCACCGTGTGATTCCAGAGCGAGCCTGCACATGCTCCTTGACTGGAGGAGGGATTTCTTTTAATGAGTGGAGAAAAAATTTCACACTTCTCACTGCTGCAGGGTGGGGATATGAATGACACCTTCACAAAACCCCATCTCTAGTGGCAAGCCATTATagaatgttcacacacacacacacacacacacacagcacaatcacacactaCATCTGTGCATACACCCATACTCGTCCTagagaccagacacacacacacacacacacacacttttcttgtTAACTTCTACACAGTAAGCCACACTGCCCTTAGAGTAAATCTGTTATCTATTACTTATTACAGATTGAGTAATTGGCCCCGGCGAAGAAAGCACCAACAATGTGCAGACGCAGGCTGCTTGGCTGTTTATGCCTCCGCTAATTCCCCCTTGAAATACCACAGCCCAGAGCGCATGAATTGGAACCGGGCTGCATCCGGGCCAGGGCCACTTCTACAGCGTGCTGCCTAACAATGAACACTGTGTAACGGCACTTCACAGAAACACAGGTCTAACTACCATAAAGTAGAAAATGGAATACCATAGATAATGGTGTTATGAAAGATGGTCTTTTCAGGGGACAGGACAACAGTGGTAGAAATCTGGGACTGAGTGCAGCAAAAGAGGACGCAATAATACCCACTGCAACACAATCATTCTCAGTTCTGTATCTTATCAGAGCTGTCCTCTTGGGATAAACACACCGAGAGCTCACATTTCAGttaatgtgaatgaatgtgcaAACAACACATTAAGCGTAACATTTTAAAAGAGACATCTTGTTGGCAATGTTATGAGGCTAATATATATATGGGAGATAACAAGATTACTGCTTGAATCAATTTGATTTCCACACATTATGTTGAGTTGGGCATGAGAGCCACCAAAAAGCCAAGTGTTTCTTTGTTTACAGTTAAAGAAATTGCAAGCATTTACGAAGCACAATTATGTAACTGAGTAAATTATGTTTGTGAAATTCTTCCAACTCACAGTCTTCTTCCAGGCTGCATTCTGGATTGTTTTGTAAATGGCAAAACAATACTTTTGACAGCCCTGTGACAACACAGGGCAGTTTGAAAACGTTCCACTTCATGTTACCAAAGCCTCTCTCTACCCTGTCCAAGAGGAAACCTGCCTAATGATTGAGTCAATATGAGAGGCTCAGGAATGGTGGAGCAAGATGCCTTCACATGAGAGGCAAATTAAGAACTGAATTTGCTAATGCCATCATATACTACTAGCATTCATAACTTTGCCTCAAAGTCATATGACAAATCAGATCAACATTGTCCATGCTGTGGAATGAAAAGCAAATGAAAAGAAACAGCTCTGAAGAAGCTTCAGGAACTGAAATGAAGATTAAAGCATTTGAATGAGAGAAAAGAGGCAAGAAGCACGTAATAAAACATGCCTTGACAACTACAACCCATTAAAAATGATGCGGCACAGCCCTTGTTTTTAAATACAGCTGCGGCGAATATCATGATACAGAGAACAGGTATATATACCTTCCACTCGACGCTGTCCTCCAGCCGGTAACGGATCTGGTACTTGGCCTGGAAGAGGAAGTCCTTGAGGGCAGGTGGAGTGCCCCAGCGGACGCTCAGCTGGTCCTCCAGGTCCCCTACGCGGCTCACATGGACGTTTGCAGGGGGGTCGGTGGTGACTGAAACCAGAGGGGGAGGTGCAGTCAGAGACAGGATTTCAATCAACAGTTGTGTTGTTGGAGGACCTCTGCCTTTGATCATGTTCATTTAATCAATTATGTGGTCACATATGaacaaacatcaacaacaaattGATTTATTTCTCTTTTGACGAAATTTTGGGCTATAATAACACTTTAACATCTGATCCTGGTTTACCAAGGGATGTCTGCACTTCTGTGTAGCTGGAGAATGGAACATGCTTTAACCCTGAACTCTGGTGCTTCCGTCCAAACTCATTTGGAAGTAATCCAGCCCGCAATTACTCAAATCAGGAGCCAAAAGGCCTTGACAACACACAAGGTTACAGTTCCCCCAAAAGCCAGAGATCCCAGAGCACAGGACCAGGGTTAAAGGCATTTCATCACTGATAAATCTAGTCGAACAAATGCACTGCTTTGGCACGCACCTGTAGAACAAGACACCTGAGCAAATCACGCCTATAATCTGTAATAGCCTTTACCATGCCTGAGGGAGCAATAATCtgtcctgttgtgtgtgtgcagggagacAGGAAGCAtttgggtgtggtgtgtgtgtgtgtgtgtgtgtgtgtgtgtgtgtgtgtgtgtgtgtcgcgttaGTGTGCGCATCTGTGCGTCACAGTTCCAGCAGCACCCTCTCATCACAGCCCACACCTTTCACCTCACTTCTTTTGGCCTCTTACACAGGGGTGGGTCCTCAGAGACAAAAGTAGGTAATTACTGGAACAgggcaagagtgtgtgtgtgtatgtgtgtgtgtgtgtgtgtgtgtgtgtgtgtgtgtgtgggggttgttttGTGAAGTTGTGTTTTCTCATTACTCCTTATGATGTTATTCTGTTAGAGCCTGTAATTCCATTTTTATGAAGTTTTATGAATCTTTTTTCCATGTGGGTTTCCCATGAGTGTGTGGCATCTTGCTGGAGTTCTGGCTTGGACAGAAGCATTCTGGGAGATAATAGGGGAATCTAAAGGGCTTTTCTGGGCTGGCTCTCTGGTCAAAACCCCTTAACTGTTGCAGCCAGAGGGGGAATTCATGGAATTAGGATTACTTCAGAGCCTGTAAAATTCCACAGGAGAGCAATAGACGTAAGCCAATAAGGTGCATGTAAGggcataaaatgtgtgtgtctgtgcctgtgtgtgcatgtgtgcagtgtgtgtgtgtgtgtgtgtgtgtgtgtgtgcacgcgtgcgtgtgtgtgcgtgggtgcgtgcgtgtttgtgtgtgtgtgagagagagatagtgaaggtgtctgtgtgggtgcaATGACTAAAACTTAAAAGGGGTATGAGCTTGTCAAAAGGAAAGGGCGAGTCCAGAGCTATTCGTCACAGCTCCACCCGGCTCGGTTGGCAAAGAGAGACCTGGATGCTCTCGAGTTCCCTGCTCACGATGTGGCCTACGACACCCATCCAATAAAGTCGTGGCCACTGGGATAGGTCAAAAGGTTGAAGGTCAATCACTCACCCACGTCTAGGATGTCCAGGTAGATGATGTCAGAGGCAGCCGAGCCGAGCTGATTGGACGCCTCCACCCAGATTTCGTAGGGCGTGAACAGGGCCAGGTCGCGGGGAATGTAGCATGTGTACGGCTGGCCTGTGTTATAGTCTTCACACTCCTTCTCCCGCCCATACCACCTGAGGTCCACCAACACAAAGAGATACGTGAGactcagagagagggaagaaagagaagagaaggagagagaaaagataaaGGGAAGtgtggaaaagaaaagagagaaacaaggggggagggagaaagagagtgcatgTTTCTGGAACCAAGAGCCTTCCAGCGAACACTTTTTTCTATTAATTTTTCCAAGCGTAATGGAAGCAAAGACATTTTTACAAGCATAAAGCAAAATTCAGTTCAATTGaatgttctgtttttatttacaatttCACAGCCTGAGCATGAAGAGAGCATGAACAAATCCTAACATGTGCTAAGGCTTTTAGAATTAAAAATGTGATTGTCTAAATCCTCAACCAGCGGCCAACAGATTTTGCCCAGCATGAAGACTCAGGTTACTCACTGGCTTTACACAAGCTTAAGACATTTTATATGCCTAAATTACTTCGCTAAGTCAGAGCTTTGGTCATCTGGCAACACATCAAGAGAATTCTTCATCAAAGCCTCGATAATATGCTGTGAAGCTGCTGAAGGACGAGTCAGGGATTTTGGCTGTTGATGTTTAAGcttgacagccaatcagatttcACCATTCCTTTCCGTACTCCTTAAGCAAAGTGTGGATTGGCTGGGATAGAAATTGCTTATTTCCCATTTACAGAGCCAGGACTGAGTATAAACACCAAAGGTTTCTCTAAACCCACCCCAGATTTACCACGATTGTAACAGTGGCTCACCTCAGCTTATACTTGAGGGTGTATTTGGTCCTGATGAAGGTCTCGCCCTGTCCCCCCGGGGCCCATCGGCAAGTCAGGTCCTTGGTGTTCCTGGACCAACAGGTGAGGTTCACTGGCTTCTCCGGTGGCACTGGACACAGACAGGAGACAGAGGAGTCAGAAGATAGgcaggaaaggaaaacacacacacacaaaataaaacagataattcAATTGACTGGTCTTAAAAGTCAGCAAGCGGCAGTAAAACACATCATGAGAAACCTGCGCGTAAGCAGAGCTGGAGCAGCGGATGTGAACGTGATGGTGAAGGTGCCAGTGAAACCCCTTGGCTGTCCCATTGAGCAGGATAAACAGCGGCGACGGGGGCTTTCACATCTTCAACAACGGATGAGCGTTTTCAGCTGTCCTCCTCGtttaactttaggactcctgcCAAGATTCCATTCAACTCCCAACGAACAAAAGACAGCGAGGGAGAGTAAGTGTCGGCGTGCGATTATGGCCGACTGTGACGCTCAGGCCTGACTTCAGAGGAAGCTGAGGCTTAGCTCGGATGAACGCAGCATTTTAGACAGGCTCATCTTCTTCAtatgaaagttttttttttttttttgggggtgcaaAGAGCTCTCctttcagtcacacacagtgGTCTGTTCTTATGTTTTTGCATgactctttctgtgtgtgtgtgtgtgtgtgtgtgtgtgagagtgtgtatgtgtgtgtgtgagagagagaaagaagaagaggagaaagagtgtaagtttgtatgtttgtaaacACAAATATGTGTTTATTGTCTATGCAAGCATTACATTGTAAAGAGTAggacatttttctgttaaaaAATACCAGTCAGTAATGAGTGTGAAAGGCTATGTAAAGactagagaaagagagtctaaatgtgtgtgcacatacagaatgtatgtatttgtgtgtaggtgtgtgtctgcgcgtcagtgaatgtgtgtttatgtgtgaagcgagtatgtatgtttatgcgtcagcgagtgtgtatgtttatgtgtgaaaGTGACAATGTTAAgtttgtgagggagagagaaagttgagcgagagtgtgtgtgtgtgtgtgtgtgagagagagagagagagagagagagagagagagagttaggtaGAGAGGGTAGAGTAGAATGTACCACACAGGTGCCAGAAGTAAGCCACCAGAACACACGGCTATCTTAAGGGCTTATATAAGTATGAGTTCATTGTTCAGAAAAAAAGCATTAAATACTGCAACAACTGCAACAACTCGACAGACAAGGAGGTCAAATTTAAATGCTGTGAGCTCGGAACTCCCTACTCCCCATCTGCTACCCTGAACTCAACAGACACAGCCTTACTCTCttactccaaacacacacacacacacacacagacacacacactagtttaAACTAAATTATCTAGTGAGCCTCTATCATTTATTAATATAGTGATAACTATTAATAGTTATAGTAATTTATCTATAATTACATGTAATAattatttgtattaatgaatCTATGGTTTTATATTAATGTTGGTACATACTTTGACAGCACAAGTGTTCTTGTCATGTCAATTAAACTTTTGAAAAAGAAATCTTAATCTTTTGTTAAAgaaatctctctctgtttttctgtcaccgatgctctcctcctcctctcctctctcccctcgtcCTTGCAGACTTACTGCCAACGTAGAGGCAGGAGCCGGCGAGGACATGGCCCCCGTTGTTGTGGCACACTAGGTTGTCCCCGGAGCGCTGGCGTGATCCCGGCAGCGGGGGCAGGGTGACGCTGAGCACAGAGGGGCTGAGCACCGCATAGGTGCTGCTGGGCAAACGCTTGCCGTTCAACGTCCAGAAGAGTGAGCTGGCATGCAGGCCGAGCTCTGGGCTGACCGAGCAGGTGGCCGTCAGGCTGGTGCCGATCCGCACAGCCATGTCCTGGGGCTGTATAGCAGCCAGCTctaggaaaaagagaaagagaggaaatgggcAGGATGAAATAAAAGGATGAAatttaaataaacaaagaaataacCAAACAagcaacacaaaaaaaacacaacaaaaacagtTGAATTGTGCTGAATAGGATTCAAATGACAGAAAAAGCTGTCGTACATAAAGGAATTGACGTAAGCTGAGTAGGGCTCATGGCACATGAATCTTACTTATGCTATTA from Alosa alosa isolate M-15738 ecotype Scorff River chromosome 1, AALO_Geno_1.1, whole genome shotgun sequence harbors:
- the crlf1a gene encoding cytokine receptor-like factor 1a isoform X2 is translated as MITLLFLIMTGPGVLSSSTQLAAIQPQDMAVRIGTSLTATCSVSPELGLHASSLFWTLNGKRLPSSTYAVLSPSVLSVTLPPLPGSRQRSGDNLVCHNNGGHVLAGSCLYVGMPPEKPVNLTCWSRNTKDLTCRWAPGGQGETFIRTKYTLKYKLRWYGREKECEDYNTGQPYTCYIPRDLALFTPYEIWVEASNQLGSAASDIIYLDILDVVTTDPPANVHVSRVGDLEDQLSVRWGTPPALKDFLFQAKYQIRYRLEDSVEWKVVDDVGNQTSCRLAGLRPGTVYFVQVRCNPVGILGSRKAGIWSDWSHPTAASTPLSERLMGGSCDSKSGQQNSTLRRDLKQFFGWVRKHAYGCSSMSIKLYDQWRVWLQKSHKTRNQVGSSRR
- the crlf1a gene encoding cytokine receptor-like factor 1a isoform X1 yields the protein MITLLFLIMTGPGVLSSSTQLAAIQPQDMAVRIGTSLTATCSVSPELGLHASSLFWTLNGKRLPSSTYAVLSPSVLSVTLPPLPGSRQRSGDNLVCHNNGGHVLAGSCLYVGMPPEKPVNLTCWSRNTKDLTCRWAPGGQGETFIRTKYTLKYKLRWYGREKECEDYNTGQPYTCYIPRDLALFTPYEIWVEASNQLGSAASDIIYLDILDVVTTDPPANVHVSRVGDLEDQLSVRWGTPPALKDFLFQAKYQIRYRLEDSVEWKVVDDVGNQTSCRLAGLRPGTVYFVQVRCNPVGILGSRKAGIWSDWSHPTAASTPLSERLMGGSCDSKSGQQNSTLRRDLKQFFGWVRKHAYGCSSMSIKLYDQWRVWLQKSHKTRNQVLQDDKS